The genomic segment GCAGAGCTCGATGATCCGGGCGAGGGTGTCGCGGCGGCGAGACTCGTCGAGGGCTGGTTCCTCCTCGAGCGTCATCCGCAGCCGGAACGCCTCCGCCACATCCTGCCGGGCGGCCTGCAACGCCGCTTGGAACGGCGCGGTGGCCTCGGCGCCGTACTGCGCGGCGGCCAGCCCCAGCTCCCGCTCACCGGCCCGCAGGTCGTCGTCGAGCTCGATGAGCAGCGCGTTCGCCTGGCCGGTGAGCTCCTCCAGGCTGGGCCCGGCCGGGGCCTGGGCCGGCGGCGCGGCGCTCGGGGCGGGCCGACGCCTCCGCCGCAGCCACAGCCACGCCAGCACGACCACCACGACCAGCACGACAACCAGCCACAACCATTCGAAGCCGCCACCGCCGGCCGCATCGGCATACCCCTGAGCACCGGCGACCACCGCCCCCGACCAGTCGCTGCGGCTCAAGGCGGGCTCGATGTCGTTCTCGGCGACGTCGGCGAGCTCGCGGTCGCTGAGCCGGGAATCGTCGGGGAACGAATACGCATACGCCCGATCGGTCACGGCCACGGCCAGCAACGCGTCCCGATCACCGAGGTCGCTGAGCCGGGCCGTCTCATCGGTCCACTCCTGCGCCGGCGTGCCGTCGAACGACTCGACCAGCACGACGAACAGCTGCAGCCCCGTCCTCTCCTGAAGATCACTCAGCGCCGCATCGACCGCGCCCCGATCCCTGAGCGCACCGGCCTGATCGGTCACCTGGGTGGCGAGCCGCTCAGGCGCCTGCGCCCCGGCGGGCCCCGCCATCAGCACAACGGCGGCCGCGGCCACCAGCGGAAGAACGACACGACGCAGCTTCGACATCACCAGCCCAACCTAGGCGCTGCAGCCATCCGCGTCCGCTCCGGTCCCAGCCCTGTGGACAACTCGAAGCCCGCAAATCGCGTTTCCGGCATCCTGTGGACGAGCAGCCCGCACCCCGGCCGCCGCCGTCTTAGGGTGGAGGCCCCCTAGGTGGGCGGGTTAGGGCTGGTTGGCAACGGGCGAAACCGGACAAAAAGTCATGGCCATGCGCGGTACGGGCTTGGGGAGTACCGGGCGGCGGGGCGAGGCTTGGGCTGGGCTGGGCTGGGCTGGGCTGGGCTGGGTGCGGGCCATGCTTGACGGGGGGCTAGCAGCGCCAGGAGCGGGGCTGAGCTGCAATTGGTGGCGCCAGGTGTGGGCTGGACTGGGTCGGGGCTGTGCCCTCCGGGCGCGGAGCCGGGCCGGGCTGGGCGCAGGGCTGTGCGTTCCGGGCGCGGAGCCGGGCCGGGCTGGGCCGGGGCTGGGCAGGACTGTGCGTGCCGGGCGCGGAGCCGGGCCGGGCTGGGTCGGGGCTGGGCTGGGCAGGACTGTGCGTTCCGGCGCGGAGCCGGGCCGGGCTGGGTTAGGGCTGGACGCAGAGCTGTGCCCTCCGGGCGCGGAGCCGGGCCGGACGCGGCGCTGAGGCGAAACACGAGGCCGAGGCTGGACGCGACGCTGAGGGGAGGCCCGCGGCTGGACCGCACTCGGCCAGCGCAGGACAGCGGCGGCACAGAGAGCAGACCAGGCACGCAAGGGCCGGCACAGCCAAAGCTGCACCGGCCCCAGGAAGCGCTCAGGAAAGGTGCGCCAGGAGGTCCTGCCGGGTCAGCACCCCAGCCGGCTTGCCGTCGACCAGCACCATCGCCGCGTCGGATTTTTCCAGCAGGGTTACTGCCTCGCTCACCGGCTGGCCCCCGCCGATCATCGGGAGGGGGTCGCCCATGTGGCGCTCTATCGTGTCGTGCAGGTGGGCCTGCCCGGTGAACAACGCGTCCAGCAGCGCCTTCTCCGCGATCGAGCCCGCCACCTCACCGGTGACGACCGGGGGTTCGGCTTTGAGCACGGGCAGCTGCGACACGCCGTATTCGCGCATGTAGTCGATGGCGTCGCGGACTGTTTCGGTGGGGTGCACGTGGACCAGGGGCGGCATCGTGCCGCCTTTGCCTTCCAGCGCGTCGGCCACGGTGGGGGCGCCGTCGACGGACCTGAGGAAGCCGTAGCGGGCCATCCACTCGTCGTTGAAGATCTTGGAAAGGTAGCCGCGGCCGCCGTCGGGCAGGAGCACGATCACGACGTCGTCGGCGGAGGCGCGGCGGGCCACTTCGAGCGCGGCCACCACGGCCATGCCGCACGAGCCGCCGACCAGCAAGCCTTCTTCGCGGGCGAGGCGGCGGGTCATCTCGAACGAGTCGGAGTCGGAGACCTCGATGATCTCGTCGCAGATCTCCCGGTCGTACGTGGTGGGCCAGAAGTCCTCACCGACGCCTTCGACCAGGTAGGGCCGCCCGCTGCCGCCGGAGTAGACCGAGCCTTCCGGGTCGGCGCCCACGACCCGTACGGGACCTTGCTCTTTCAGATAACGGCCGACCCCGGTGATCGTGCCGCCGGTGCCGACGCCCGCGACGAAGTGCGTGATCCGCCCCTCGGTCTGTTTCCACAGCTCGGGGCCGGTCTCCTCGTAGTGGGAGCGCGGGTTGGCGGGGTTGCTGTACTGGTCGGGCTTCCACGCGCCGGGCACTTCGCGGGCCAGCCGGTCGGAGACGTTGTAGTAGGAGCGCGGGTCTTCGGGGGCGACCGCGGTCGGGCACACCACCACTTCGGCCCCGTACGCCTTGAGGACGTTGCGCTTGTCCTCGCTGACCTTGTCGGGGCAGACAAAGATGCACTTGTAGCCGCGGCGCTGGGCCACCAGGGCGAGCCCGACGCCGGTGTTGCCGCTGGTGGGCTCGACGATCGTGCCGCCCGGTTCGAGCAGCCCGTCGCGTTCGGCGTCGAGCACCATCCGCAGCGCGATCCGGTCTTTGACCGAGCCGCCGGGATTGAAGTATTCGACCTTGGCCAGCACCGTGGCCGCGATGCCCTCGGTGACGGAGTTCAGTTTGACCAGGGGGGTGTCCCCGATGATGTCGACGACGTTGTCGTAGTAGCGCACGGCCCTAGGGTACGACGATCCGGTGCTGCTCCTTCTCCCACTCCAGGAAGCGCTCCGTTTCGGCGAGCACCGAGCCGGCCAGCCAGGCCACCATCACGGCGTCGTCGGCCAGGCCCACGACCAGCAGAAACATCTCGGGAACGACGTCGATCGGGGACAGCACGTACGCCGTGGCGGCCGCCATCATGGCCAGCCGCAACCCACCGTCGTACTGGCCGCGCGTGGTCGCCTTCATCATCCGCGGAATCGCCGCGATGCGGGTGGACAGCGAGGGCCCGCCGCGAGCGCCCGCCATCAATGCCTTGGCCAGCGCGGTGAACGCCGCCGTTCGTTTCAGCGTCTTCGCCATGCTGTTCTCCTTCCGGTCATTCCAGCATGACTTGTGCGCGCCATGATTGCCTCTCGCCGCCGCGCGATAGCCTCGAATTCCCCTGCCGGTTTCTGGGAATCTGGAGAAGAGCGACAGCGAGGGAGCCTGTGAGCACCGTTCAGATCACCGCGGAGGACTGGCGCCGGATCAAGCTGGCCGGGCAGATCCTCGGCGGCGTGACGGG from the Paractinoplanes abujensis genome contains:
- a CDS encoding cystathionine beta-synthase, producing MRYYDNVVDIIGDTPLVKLNSVTEGIAATVLAKVEYFNPGGSVKDRIALRMVLDAERDGLLEPGGTIVEPTSGNTGVGLALVAQRRGYKCIFVCPDKVSEDKRNVLKAYGAEVVVCPTAVAPEDPRSYYNVSDRLAREVPGAWKPDQYSNPANPRSHYEETGPELWKQTEGRITHFVAGVGTGGTITGVGRYLKEQGPVRVVGADPEGSVYSGGSGRPYLVEGVGEDFWPTTYDREICDEIIEVSDSDSFEMTRRLAREEGLLVGGSCGMAVVAALEVARRASADDVVIVLLPDGGRGYLSKIFNDEWMARYGFLRSVDGAPTVADALEGKGGTMPPLVHVHPTETVRDAIDYMREYGVSQLPVLKAEPPVVTGEVAGSIAEKALLDALFTGQAHLHDTIERHMGDPLPMIGGGQPVSEAVTLLEKSDAAMVLVDGKPAGVLTRQDLLAHLS
- a CDS encoding YkvA family protein, which translates into the protein MAKTLKRTAAFTALAKALMAGARGGPSLSTRIAAIPRMMKATTRGQYDGGLRLAMMAAATAYVLSPIDVVPEMFLLVVGLADDAVMVAWLAGSVLAETERFLEWEKEQHRIVVP